One stretch of Streptomyces hygroscopicus DNA includes these proteins:
- a CDS encoding ATP-binding protein produces MSDDEKNPAREVITNYAQAHFRYFRTADGTVYAQKNGHPVARPIRSQGTTGSHRQELMVGLFRDGRGVFNGTALKEALDLIEALALTEDVQPTHIRVAPGFDGATWLDLGRNDGKSVRIHPTGWDILTPDPREVCWRRTQLTGELPLPAQDTNGKGIDLLLRLCNFASAETECLAIAWLIGCLEPSVPVPAPFLTGPQGAGKSTGGRMLVRIIEGMSGDLRRAPKDEENMITAVAAGWVTALDNLSHLPPDLSDLMCCIVTGAESIKRALFTDGDVVRSRYRRPMLLTGIDVGVIRPDLAERLLPLRLVRPRVRRTEAELWTEYAEILPVVLGSLLDLTVKVRAAQAETPTDLRMADFAHLCAQLDAATGFGSLAAYRASLDDLNDDVIEGDLLAQTVLKHATGLDAGTEVRMTSTEWLHCLTGLYSGEECRPLPKGWPTTGKVLSDRLKRLQPTLAARGVLIDWGRTSAARYIEMTRPATPPPHQQEPAF; encoded by the coding sequence ATGTCCGACGACGAGAAGAATCCCGCCCGCGAGGTCATCACCAACTACGCACAGGCGCACTTCCGGTACTTCCGTACAGCCGACGGAACCGTGTACGCGCAGAAGAACGGTCACCCCGTCGCCCGCCCGATCCGCTCCCAGGGCACCACGGGAAGCCACCGACAGGAACTCATGGTCGGCCTCTTCAGGGACGGGCGCGGCGTGTTCAACGGGACGGCACTCAAGGAGGCGTTGGACTTGATCGAAGCACTCGCGCTGACCGAGGACGTACAGCCCACCCACATCCGCGTAGCCCCCGGATTCGACGGCGCGACATGGCTCGACCTGGGCCGCAACGACGGCAAGTCCGTCCGCATCCACCCCACCGGCTGGGACATCCTCACCCCCGACCCGCGGGAAGTCTGCTGGCGGCGCACCCAGCTCACCGGCGAACTCCCCCTGCCCGCCCAGGACACCAATGGCAAGGGAATCGACCTCCTGCTCAGGCTCTGCAACTTCGCCAGCGCCGAGACCGAGTGCCTGGCCATCGCCTGGCTGATCGGCTGCCTGGAGCCGTCCGTGCCCGTCCCCGCCCCGTTCCTCACCGGCCCCCAGGGGGCGGGCAAGTCCACCGGCGGCCGGATGCTCGTGCGGATCATCGAGGGCATGAGCGGTGACCTGCGCCGGGCGCCGAAGGACGAGGAGAACATGATCACGGCCGTCGCCGCCGGATGGGTCACCGCCCTGGACAACCTCTCCCACCTGCCCCCGGACCTGTCCGACCTCATGTGCTGCATCGTGACCGGCGCCGAGAGCATCAAGCGCGCGCTCTTCACCGACGGGGACGTCGTCCGCTCCCGTTACCGGCGCCCCATGTTGCTGACCGGTATCGACGTCGGTGTCATCCGGCCCGACCTCGCTGAACGTCTCCTCCCGCTCCGTCTCGTGCGACCCCGGGTGCGGCGGACCGAGGCGGAGCTGTGGACGGAGTACGCGGAGATCCTTCCGGTCGTTCTCGGCTCCCTGCTGGACCTGACAGTGAAGGTGCGGGCCGCGCAGGCAGAGACCCCCACCGACCTGCGGATGGCCGACTTCGCCCACCTGTGCGCGCAACTCGATGCGGCCACCGGGTTCGGCTCGCTGGCCGCGTACCGGGCCAGCCTCGATGACCTCAACGACGACGTCATCGAGGGAGACCTCCTCGCACAGACGGTCTTGAAGCACGCCACCGGGCTCGATGCGGGCACGGAAGTCCGCATGACGTCCACGGAGTGGCTGCACTGCCTCACCGGCCTCTACAGCGGCGAGGAGTGCCGTCCCCTGCCCAAGGGCTGGCCCACCACCGGCAAAGTCCTCTCCGACCGGCTCAAGCGCCTCCAGCCGACCCTCGCCGCACGCGGCGTCCTCATCGACTGGGGCCGCACCAGCGCCGCCCGCTACATCGAGATGACCCGCCCCGCGACACCGCCCCCGCACCAGCAGGAACCGGCGTTCTGA